Proteins from one Setaria italica strain Yugu1 chromosome V, Setaria_italica_v2.0, whole genome shotgun sequence genomic window:
- the LOC111257342 gene encoding F-box/FBD/LRR-repeat protein At1g13570-like, which translates to MDLSGWHIASIKQVRSFSGEDEDTDTALKFAYGSLSLPPPLAIPDAALAAAARAAWTGPPDDGVDRISSLPDGILRNVVSRLPVKDAARTGALASRWRGLWRSMPLVFADANLLDGCIANPLWRPGLKDTLGVTNEVSDILAAHPGPFRCVQITCCYLDMNREKIKSWLKLAADKGVQELAFINRPWPLNLPLPATLFSCTSLTRLHIGAWKLPDTAKLPHGVAFPHLQELFLSLITMKDRDLAFLLDRSPVLEVLTIIASQRDVSLCLVSHSLRCLQLGMSSLGHIAVADAPRLERLFLLRTRRIGGNKSSRIKIGNAPNLRLLGYWPPGQHELQIGNAIIEARTKVSPSTIIPSVQILALQVHFEVRNEVKTVPSILKCFPNVETLHIQSVKVDKPTGKVNLKFWLEACPVGCVKHVKKLVIHGFKGSKNEHAFIKFIIGERAQALETMVIVMCLETFSSTNCLDAKMKPFLTVKCASKDIKKITSVLPTSPNPWSFRMATDVSCRDPFDRASAV; encoded by the exons atggACCTGAGTGGATGGCACATTGCGAGCATAAAGCAGGTCCGGTCCTTCAGCGGCGAGGATGAAGACACGGACACGGCGCTCAAGTTCGCGTACGGGTCCCTCTCCCTCCCACCCCCGCTCGCCATCCCCGATgcggccctcgccgccgccgcccgcgccgcgtggACCGGGCCCCCCGACGACGGCGTCGACCGCATCAGCAGCCTCCCCGACGGTATCCTCCGGAACGTCGTCTCCCGCCTCCCCGTCAAGGACGCCGCGCGCACCGGCGCGCTGGCCTCACGCTGGCGCGGCCTCTGGCGCTCGATGCCCCTCGTCTTCGCTGACGCCAACCTCCTCGACGGATGCATAGCGAACCCGCTCTGGCGACCGGGCCTCAAGGACACGCTCGGCGTCACCAACGAGGTGTCCGACATCCTCGCCGCGCACCCGGGCCCCTTCCGCTGCGTCCAGATTACCTGCTGCTACTTGGACATGAACAGGGAAAAGATCAAGAGCTGGCTGAAGCTGGCTGCCGACAAGGGCGTCCAAGAACTCGCCTTCATCAACCGCCCATGGCCGCTCAACCTCCCTCTCCCCGCCACGCTCTTCAGCTGCACCTCGCTCACCCGCCTGCACATCGGCGCCTGGAAGCTGCCGGACACCGCCAAACTTCCGCACGGCGTCGCCTTTCCCCACCTCCAGGAGCTCTTCCTCAGCTTGATCACCATGAAGGATCGAGACCTTGCCTTCCTGCTCGACAGGAGCCCCGTCCTGGAGGTCCTCACCATCATCGCAAGCCAGAGGGATGTGAGCCTCTGCCTGGTTAGCCACAGTCTGCGGTGCCTGCAGCTGGGCATGTCTTCCCTGGGACACATCGCCGTGGCGGATGCTCCTCGCCTGGAGAGGCTCTTTCTGCTGAGGACACGTCGCATTGGGGGCAACAAGTCGTCGAGGATCAAGATTGGCAACGCACCCAACCTGCGCCTGCTGGGATACTGGCCCCCGGGACAGCACGAACTACAGATCGGCAACGCCATCATCGAG GCGCGCACTAAGGTGAGCCCAAGTACCATCATCCCGAGTGTCCAGATCTTGGCTTTGCAGGTGCATTTCGAGGTCCGCAATGAAGTCAAGACAGTGCCTTCCATCCTCAAATGCTTTCCCAATGTTGAGACACTCCATATCCAA TCAGTGAAAGTTGATAAGCCTACTGGAAAGGTCAATCTCAAGTTCTGGCTGGAGGCTTGCCCTGTTGGATGTGTCAAGCATGTCAAGAAGTTGGTTATCCATGGGTTTAAGGGTTCAAAAAATGAACATGCGTTCATCAAGTTCATCATCGGAGAGAGGGCGCAGGCGCTGGAGACGATGGTGATTGTGATGTGCCTTGAAACTTTCTCTTCGACAAATTGTCTAGATGCCAAGATGAAGCCTTTTCTTACTGTGAAATGTGCCAGTAAAGACATCAAGAAGATCACCTCTGTACTTCCAACCTCTCCTAATCCCTGGAGTTTCCGCATGGCAACTGATGTTTCATGTAGGGACCCTTTTGACCGTGCAAGCGCTGTCTGA